One region of Streptococcus salivarius genomic DNA includes:
- a CDS encoding response regulator transcription factor, giving the protein MAQILVVDDQEDIVQLVAKALELQNHKVTGLTSVLDLDKNSLPRFDLILLDIMMPDVDGLQFCHEIRNQVDCPILFITAKTQEADIVQGLTYGADDYICKPFGVKELQARVAAHLRREHRERHHKLLIGNIQFDLSAQELYVENQLLDLTKSEYSICQFLAENKGQVFSKEQIYTHLYGYEDKGSPTAVAEHIKNIRAKLKDVGQNPIETVWGIGYKWH; this is encoded by the coding sequence ATGGCTCAGATACTTGTTGTTGATGATCAGGAAGATATTGTTCAATTGGTTGCAAAGGCTTTAGAGCTCCAAAATCATAAGGTGACGGGGCTTACAAGTGTTTTAGATTTGGATAAGAACTCGTTGCCACGGTTTGACTTGATTTTACTGGATATCATGATGCCTGATGTTGATGGTCTCCAGTTTTGTCATGAGATTCGGAATCAGGTGGATTGCCCCATCCTCTTTATTACAGCCAAAACGCAAGAGGCTGATATTGTCCAAGGCTTGACTTATGGTGCTGATGATTATATTTGCAAGCCATTTGGGGTTAAAGAACTTCAAGCGCGTGTGGCTGCTCACTTGAGACGTGAACATCGTGAGCGCCATCATAAGTTATTAATTGGAAATATTCAGTTTGATTTGTCTGCTCAGGAGCTTTATGTTGAGAATCAGTTGTTAGATTTGACTAAGTCAGAATATAGTATTTGTCAGTTTCTGGCTGAAAATAAGGGCCAAGTCTTTTCCAAAGAACAAATCTACACGCATTTGTACGGCTATGAGGATAAAGGGAGTCCGACAGCAGTGGCCGAACATATTAAAAATATCCGTGCAAAGCTCAAAGATGTTGGGCAAAATCCTATTGAAACAGTCTGGGGGATTGGTTACAAGTGGCACTAA
- a CDS encoding nisG, with product MLRSELLKLKNTFGLYLILSFAVLEIITIPMYVSFVPNGFSLTNLAILSFLCYPLLTSFLSILGIEQEKHANHYQEISSYPKQRRLWLAKLLIVDLTLSLPSLFSWLIINLLLMNSVNGFVVSLSSWMLIVFLNHFHYFIQVSLNSVSNIIISMVEIIFIIFASNKVFLSTHWLPIALPINSLILNDRSQLNSLPLWIVGVTLLFICFLPINSKSY from the coding sequence ATGCTAAGGAGTGAGTTACTTAAATTAAAGAATACTTTCGGTCTTTATCTTATTCTCAGTTTTGCTGTCTTAGAGATCATTACAATTCCAATGTATGTGAGCTTCGTTCCTAATGGTTTTTCTCTAACTAATTTAGCCATATTATCTTTTTTATGCTATCCACTATTGACATCATTTTTGTCAATTTTAGGGATTGAACAAGAAAAACACGCTAATCATTATCAAGAAATATCGAGTTACCCTAAGCAAAGACGTTTATGGTTGGCTAAACTTTTGATAGTAGACCTAACCCTTAGCCTACCTTCTTTATTTAGTTGGCTTATCATAAACCTCCTTCTTATGAATAGTGTGAATGGATTTGTAGTAAGTCTATCAAGTTGGATGTTAATAGTCTTTCTTAATCATTTTCACTACTTTATACAAGTGAGTCTGAACAGTGTTAGTAATATTATTATCTCTATGGTTGAAATTATTTTTATTATTTTTGCTAGTAATAAAGTTTTCTTGTCTACTCATTGGCTTCCTATTGCTTTACCTATCAATAGCCTTATCCTTAATGATCGGAGCCAACTCAATTCCCTTCCTTTATGGATTGTTGGGGTGACTTTGTTATTTATTTGTTTTTTGCCAATAAATTCAAAATCTTATTAA
- a CDS encoding lantibiotic ABC transporter permease: MQKIFYSELLKLRHLGTTKFLIIIPFLTVLIAFLMGGLQIFVPFSVYWWEAIFLYLVNGLLFIVDRRLEDQAGHFQNVTNGYFTWKISLIKMVLIGMRTLIASLFLLAFLSLVAFIYTGFIPMNIPKTAISLILIWMTTLWNIPLLYLMSKYMSQFILLALNTLVCLLIAPFIAQSPLWFVFPYTYHYKIAQFLLNLKPSGDIIVNTNHTSIFQVLLTMMLSIVVTLLLSFSLQRRQLNAKE; the protein is encoded by the coding sequence ATGCAAAAGATATTCTATTCGGAATTGCTCAAATTACGACATTTAGGAACGACTAAATTCTTAATCATCATACCATTTTTAACTGTTCTTATAGCCTTTTTAATGGGAGGGTTACAGATTTTTGTTCCTTTCTCGGTTTATTGGTGGGAAGCTATCTTTTTATATCTTGTAAATGGTCTTTTGTTTATAGTCGATAGACGATTAGAAGACCAGGCTGGGCATTTTCAAAATGTTACAAATGGATATTTCACTTGGAAAATTAGCTTGATAAAAATGGTGCTTATAGGAATGAGGACATTGATTGCTAGTTTATTCTTACTAGCTTTCCTTAGTCTCGTTGCATTTATTTACACAGGTTTTATTCCGATGAATATTCCTAAAACAGCTATTTCCTTAATCTTAATTTGGATGACAACTTTATGGAACATTCCTTTACTTTATCTGATGTCTAAATACATGAGCCAATTCATCCTATTAGCTCTTAATACATTGGTTTGTCTTTTAATAGCACCCTTTATTGCTCAGAGTCCACTTTGGTTCGTTTTCCCCTATACTTATCACTATAAAATAGCTCAATTTTTATTAAATCTTAAACCATCGGGGGATATTATTGTAAATACGAATCATACTAGCATTTTTCAGGTGTTACTTACGATGATGCTATCAATAGTAGTGACATTGCTTTTATCTTTTTCACTGCAAAGGAGACAATTAAATGCTAAGGAGTGA
- a CDS encoding ABC transporter ATP-binding protein → MQITVKQLSKSYKDKTILDNITFTIESGTVSGLLGVNGAGKSTLMKILFGLVQKSSGEIRFDGSSKNKHLLGALIEAPAIYHNLSAFDNLKTKALLYDIPDSKIFETLEIIGLSNTGKKKAGKFSLGMKQRLGIGMAILTDPQFLILDEPTNGLDPDGINELLDLIRSLKAKGMTILVSSHQLLEISKVADHILILDKGKIQYDGENKNVDSLERLFFKIVHGG, encoded by the coding sequence ATGCAAATAACTGTTAAACAACTTTCAAAATCCTACAAAGATAAGACTATCTTAGACAACATCACATTTACAATTGAATCTGGAACGGTTTCTGGTCTATTAGGAGTAAATGGGGCTGGTAAGTCAACTCTGATGAAAATTCTTTTTGGTTTAGTCCAAAAAAGTAGTGGAGAAATTCGATTTGATGGATCATCCAAAAACAAACATTTATTAGGTGCATTAATCGAAGCACCTGCAATTTATCACAACCTTTCGGCTTTTGATAATCTAAAAACAAAAGCGTTGTTATATGATATTCCTGATTCAAAAATTTTTGAAACCTTGGAAATAATTGGTCTTTCAAATACTGGAAAGAAAAAAGCCGGTAAATTTTCATTAGGTATGAAGCAGCGACTTGGGATTGGTATGGCCATTTTAACTGATCCCCAATTTTTAATTCTAGATGAGCCTACTAATGGCCTTGATCCCGATGGTATAAATGAATTGCTAGACCTTATTCGTTCCTTGAAAGCAAAAGGGATGACAATTCTGGTTTCCAGTCATCAACTTCTAGAAATTAGTAAGGTTGCTGATCATATTCTTATTCTCGATAAAGGTAAGATTCAATATGATGGTGAAAACAAAAATGTAGATAGTCTTGAGAGACTCTTCTTTAAAATTGTTCATGGGGGTTAA
- the topA gene encoding type I DNA topoisomerase, whose translation MATATTTKTKTKTTKKTTAKKATKKRATPKKNLVIVESPAKAKTIEKYLGRNYKVVASVGHIRDLKKSSMSIDFENNYEPQYINIRGKGPLINELKKEAKKAKQVFLASDPDREGEAISWHLSHILGLEPDDKNRVVFNEITKDAVKNAFVEPRAIDMDLVDAQQARRVLDRIVGYSISPLLWKKVKKGLSAGRVQSVALKLIIDRENEIKAFKPEEYWTIDGAFKKGAKKFQASFYGLDGKKLKLNNNDDVQAVLSRITSDDFNVDKVEKKERRRNAPLPYTTSSLQQDAANKINFRTRKTMMVAQQLYEGINLGSGAQGLITYMRTDSTRISPVAQNQAAEFITERFGSKYSKHGSKVKNSSGAQDAHEAIRPSNVFQTPESIAKYLDKDQLKLYTLIWNRFVASQMTAAVFDTMKVTLSQNGVIFTANGSQIKFDGYMAVYNDSDKNKMLPDMAEGDTVKKVVTTPEQHFTQPPARYSEATLIKTLEENGVGRPSTYAPTLDVIQRRYYVKLVAKRFEPTELGEIVNSLIVEFFPDIVDVKFTAEMEGKLDKVEIGKEQWQKVIDEFFKPFQKELEKAEEGIEKIQIKDEPAGFDCDLCGHPMVIKLGRYGKFYACSNFPDCHNTKAITKEIGVTCPTCGKGQVIERKTKRNRVFYGCDRYPDCEFTSWDIPVGRNCPKSGDYLVEKKVRGGGKQVICSNEECDYKESIVK comes from the coding sequence ATGGCGACAGCAACGACAACAAAAACGAAAACTAAAACAACAAAGAAAACGACAGCCAAAAAGGCGACTAAAAAGAGAGCGACACCAAAGAAAAATTTGGTCATCGTGGAGTCTCCTGCTAAAGCGAAAACGATTGAGAAGTATCTTGGCCGCAACTATAAAGTTGTAGCCTCTGTTGGGCATATCCGTGATTTGAAAAAATCAAGTATGTCTATTGATTTTGAAAACAACTACGAACCTCAGTACATTAATATTCGAGGTAAGGGACCTCTTATCAATGAATTGAAGAAAGAAGCTAAAAAAGCCAAGCAAGTCTTTCTCGCAAGTGACCCGGACCGTGAAGGGGAAGCCATTTCATGGCATTTGTCACATATTCTTGGATTAGAGCCAGATGATAAGAATCGTGTTGTTTTTAACGAAATTACTAAAGACGCAGTAAAAAATGCCTTTGTAGAACCACGCGCCATTGACATGGACTTGGTAGATGCCCAGCAAGCTCGTCGTGTCTTAGACCGTATTGTGGGTTACTCTATTTCACCGCTTCTATGGAAGAAGGTTAAGAAAGGTCTTTCGGCAGGTCGTGTACAATCAGTAGCGCTTAAGCTTATTATTGACCGTGAAAATGAAATTAAGGCCTTTAAACCAGAAGAATACTGGACTATTGATGGTGCTTTTAAGAAGGGTGCTAAGAAGTTTCAGGCTAGCTTCTATGGTTTGGATGGTAAAAAGCTTAAGCTCAACAATAATGACGATGTTCAAGCCGTTCTCTCTCGTATCACAAGTGATGACTTTAACGTAGATAAAGTAGAGAAAAAAGAACGCCGTCGTAATGCGCCATTGCCATATACAACATCATCTCTCCAACAGGATGCTGCCAATAAGATTAACTTCCGTACACGTAAGACCATGATGGTTGCCCAACAGTTGTATGAAGGAATTAATCTGGGTTCAGGCGCTCAAGGTTTGATTACTTATATGCGTACGGACTCAACACGTATCAGTCCAGTGGCACAAAACCAGGCTGCTGAATTTATTACGGAACGCTTTGGTTCTAAGTATTCAAAACATGGCAGCAAGGTGAAAAATAGTTCGGGAGCACAAGATGCCCATGAGGCTATCCGTCCTTCAAATGTTTTCCAAACGCCCGAAAGCATTGCTAAGTATTTGGATAAGGATCAGCTCAAGCTTTATACTCTTATCTGGAATCGTTTTGTGGCGAGTCAAATGACAGCTGCTGTATTTGATACGATGAAGGTGACCTTGTCTCAAAACGGAGTCATTTTCACTGCAAATGGTAGCCAAATCAAGTTCGATGGTTATATGGCCGTTTACAACGACTCTGATAAGAATAAAATGCTTCCTGATATGGCAGAAGGTGATACGGTTAAGAAGGTTGTGACAACGCCTGAACAACACTTCACGCAACCACCAGCCCGCTATTCTGAAGCGACTCTGATTAAGACGCTGGAAGAAAATGGTGTTGGTCGTCCGTCAACTTATGCACCGACACTTGATGTTATTCAACGTCGTTACTATGTCAAATTAGTAGCTAAACGTTTTGAACCAACAGAACTTGGTGAAATCGTTAATAGCTTAATCGTCGAATTCTTCCCAGACATCGTGGATGTTAAATTCACAGCTGAGATGGAAGGGAAACTCGATAAAGTTGAAATCGGTAAGGAACAGTGGCAAAAGGTTATTGATGAGTTCTTCAAACCTTTCCAAAAAGAATTGGAAAAAGCTGAAGAAGGTATTGAAAAAATCCAAATCAAGGATGAGCCTGCCGGTTTTGATTGTGACCTCTGTGGTCACCCAATGGTCATCAAACTTGGTCGATACGGTAAGTTCTACGCATGTAGCAACTTCCCAGATTGTCACAATACTAAAGCCATTACCAAAGAAATTGGCGTTACTTGTCCAACTTGTGGTAAAGGTCAGGTCATCGAACGTAAGACAAAACGAAATCGTGTCTTTTATGGCTGTGATCGCTACCCTGACTGTGAATTTACATCTTGGGATATCCCTGTTGGACGTAACTGTCCTAAATCAGGCGATTATCTTGTCGAGAAGAAAGTTCGTGGTGGCGGTAAGCAAGTTATCTGTAGTAACGAAGAGTGTGACTACAAAGAATCGATTGTTAAATAA
- the dprA gene encoding DNA-processing protein DprA, producing the protein MNNFELFKLKAAGLTNLNIINILDYQKTQDRKLSLRDMAVVSKSKNAVLFMEKYKSLDIKQLKEQFERFPTLSIFDKEYPIELKHAYNPPVLLYYQGNLDLLSKPKLAVVGARKCSETGKQSVRKIVSELGNHFTIVSGLARGIDTCAHMEALKNKGNTIAVIGTGLDVYYPKENKALQDYMAKNHLVLTEYGPGEQPLKYHFPERNRIISGLCQGVMVVEAKLRSGSLITCERAMEEGRDVFAIPGNILDGKSDGCHHLIQEGAKCITTGFDILSEFS; encoded by the coding sequence ATGAATAATTTTGAACTTTTTAAACTTAAAGCCGCTGGGTTGACGAATTTGAATATCATAAATATTTTGGACTACCAAAAGACTCAAGATAGAAAATTGAGTTTACGTGATATGGCAGTGGTATCCAAGTCTAAAAATGCCGTTCTTTTTATGGAAAAGTATAAGAGTTTAGATATTAAGCAACTCAAAGAACAGTTTGAACGTTTTCCTACGTTATCGATTTTTGATAAAGAATATCCCATTGAGCTGAAGCATGCCTATAATCCTCCTGTTCTCCTTTATTATCAGGGGAATCTTGATTTACTGAGTAAACCAAAGCTAGCAGTTGTTGGGGCAAGAAAGTGTTCTGAAACAGGCAAACAGTCTGTCCGTAAAATTGTTAGTGAACTTGGGAATCACTTTACTATTGTGAGTGGATTGGCGCGTGGGATTGATACTTGTGCGCATATGGAGGCCTTGAAAAATAAGGGAAACACTATTGCAGTTATCGGGACTGGACTTGATGTTTATTATCCTAAAGAAAATAAAGCTTTGCAGGACTATATGGCTAAAAATCATTTAGTTCTTACTGAATATGGACCGGGTGAGCAGCCTCTCAAGTACCACTTTCCTGAACGCAATCGGATTATTTCTGGATTGTGTCAAGGAGTTATGGTTGTAGAAGCTAAGCTTCGCTCAGGAAGTCTGATTACTTGTGAGCGTGCCATGGAAGAAGGTAGAGATGTTTTTGCTATTCCAGGAAATATTTTAGATGGAAAGTCAGATGGATGTCATCACCTAATTCAGGAGGGTGCAAAGTGCATCACGACAGGGTTTGACATTCTTTCAGAGTTTTCTTGA
- a CDS encoding ROK family protein — protein MILAIDIGGTFIKFGLVDDDFKISNQSKVPTPPTLDDFWLTLEHIVSSHKDIISGIAIACPGEINSKRGFVFKGGLIPYLTAIPLGSRLTKTFQLPVKVINDADAAALAEARYGSLQDLDCGAALVLGTGVGLGLVSQKDLLSPLSVTQYLRAPSSQSMSQTSLPFQWELFMHGLASLVDNKGSAVGFVHEASQLLGLDQDDGPAVFSAIEGNQSEELNLLFKDYCHKIAVLVLNLQSFFRLEKVVIGGGISRQGTLIEGISDAYEELFKDKPELGFEPITIQACHFHNDSNLLGAASYFASENDL, from the coding sequence GTGATTTTAGCTATTGATATTGGAGGAACCTTTATCAAGTTTGGGTTAGTTGATGATGATTTTAAGATTAGCAATCAATCTAAAGTTCCAACACCACCAACGTTAGACGACTTTTGGTTGACTTTAGAGCATATTGTCTCGTCTCACAAGGATATCATTTCTGGGATTGCCATTGCGTGCCCAGGAGAAATAAATAGTAAACGCGGCTTTGTGTTCAAGGGCGGTCTTATCCCATATTTAACGGCTATTCCTCTTGGGTCACGATTGACTAAAACATTTCAACTGCCTGTAAAGGTTATCAATGATGCTGACGCAGCAGCCTTGGCAGAAGCCAGATATGGAAGCTTACAAGACTTAGATTGTGGGGCAGCCTTGGTTTTAGGTACGGGTGTTGGTTTAGGACTTGTTTCACAGAAGGACTTGCTTTCACCTCTGTCAGTCACCCAATATCTGCGAGCTCCAAGTTCCCAAAGCATGAGTCAAACCTCTCTACCTTTTCAGTGGGAATTGTTTATGCATGGCTTAGCAAGCCTTGTCGATAATAAGGGGTCTGCAGTAGGCTTTGTTCATGAAGCCAGTCAATTACTTGGGTTAGATCAAGACGATGGTCCAGCCGTATTCTCAGCTATAGAGGGAAATCAATCGGAAGAGCTAAATCTTTTATTTAAAGACTATTGTCATAAAATTGCTGTTCTTGTGCTAAATTTGCAGAGCTTCTTTAGGCTGGAGAAAGTTGTTATCGGTGGTGGTATCAGTAGGCAAGGTACTTTAATAGAAGGAATAAGTGATGCCTATGAGGAGTTATTTAAGGATAAGCCTGAATTAGGTTTTGAGCCCATAACTATTCAAGCCTGTCATTTCCATAACGATAGTAACCTACTAGGCGCGGCGTCTTATTTTGCTTCTGAAAATGATTTGTAA
- a CDS encoding ribonuclease HII — MATIKEVKEQLATLTDLDDHRWASFEEDSRAGVQTAIKQRRKAILAEIAEEERLEMMLSYEKSLYAQGVELIAGVDEVGRGPLAGPVVAAAVILPKLCKIKGLNDSKKIPKSKHEAIYKQVMKEAVAVGIGIKDNHVIDDVNIYEATKLAMVEAIEKLSPKPEHLLIDAMTLDLPIGQTSIIKGDANSLSIAAASIVAKVTRDKMMADYDQEFPGYAFAKNAGYGTKDHLSGLDNFGVTPIHRRSFEPIKSIIKSR; from the coding sequence ATGGCGACAATTAAAGAAGTCAAAGAGCAATTGGCCACTTTGACAGACCTTGACGATCATCGATGGGCAAGTTTTGAGGAAGACAGTCGAGCTGGTGTACAGACTGCCATTAAGCAACGCCGTAAAGCTATCCTAGCTGAGATTGCTGAGGAAGAACGCTTAGAGATGATGCTCAGTTATGAAAAATCGCTTTATGCTCAGGGAGTTGAACTCATTGCAGGTGTTGATGAAGTTGGACGTGGCCCTTTGGCTGGGCCAGTGGTAGCTGCAGCGGTTATTTTACCAAAGCTTTGCAAAATAAAAGGTCTTAATGATAGTAAAAAAATACCAAAATCAAAACATGAAGCTATTTATAAGCAGGTCATGAAGGAAGCGGTAGCTGTCGGGATTGGTATAAAGGACAATCATGTGATTGACGATGTTAATATTTATGAAGCAACCAAGCTTGCTATGGTTGAAGCTATTGAAAAACTTAGTCCCAAACCAGAACATTTGTTAATTGATGCCATGACTTTGGACTTACCAATAGGACAAACATCAATTATAAAAGGGGATGCTAATTCTTTATCAATTGCGGCAGCATCTATCGTAGCAAAGGTAACCCGGGATAAGATGATGGCTGATTATGATCAGGAGTTTCCTGGTTACGCATTTGCCAAAAATGCAGGCTATGGTACCAAGGATCATCTGTCTGGCCTAGATAATTTTGGTGTTACTCCAATTCATAGAAGGAGTTTCGAACCAATAAAGTCAATAATAAAAAGTAGGTGA
- the ylqF gene encoding ribosome biogenesis GTPase YlqF — MATIQWFPGHMSKARRQVQENLKHVDFVTILVDARLPLSSQNPMLTKIVGDKPKLLILNKADLADSNRTKEWRSYFESQGIKTLAINSKEQSTVKMVTDAAKSLMADKIQRLRERGIQKETLRTMIIGIPNAGKSTLMNRLAGKKIAVVGNKPGVTKGQQWLKSNKDLEILDTPGILWPKFEDELVGLKLALTGAIKDQLLPMDEVTIFGLNYFKTYYPERLEERFKGIDLEEEAPEIIMEMTRKLGFREDYDRFYNLFVKEVRDGKLGRYTLDIVGVDTDGDN, encoded by the coding sequence ATGGCTACTATTCAATGGTTTCCTGGTCACATGTCCAAAGCTCGTCGACAAGTTCAGGAGAATCTTAAGCATGTTGATTTTGTAACAATTTTAGTGGATGCACGTTTGCCACTGTCAAGTCAAAATCCCATGCTAACTAAAATTGTTGGCGATAAACCAAAACTTTTAATTCTCAATAAGGCTGACCTTGCTGATAGTAATCGTACAAAAGAGTGGCGTAGCTATTTTGAGAGTCAAGGGATTAAAACCTTGGCCATCAATTCCAAGGAACAATCTACAGTTAAAATGGTGACAGATGCTGCTAAGAGTCTTATGGCTGACAAGATTCAACGACTACGTGAACGTGGTATTCAGAAAGAGACCTTGCGAACCATGATTATTGGGATTCCAAATGCAGGGAAATCTACCTTGATGAATCGTTTGGCTGGTAAAAAAATTGCCGTTGTAGGAAATAAACCTGGTGTGACAAAAGGTCAACAGTGGTTGAAGTCTAATAAGGACTTGGAAATTCTGGATACTCCTGGGATTTTGTGGCCTAAGTTTGAAGATGAATTAGTCGGCTTGAAGCTTGCTTTGACCGGAGCTATCAAGGACCAGCTTTTGCCAATGGATGAAGTCACGATTTTTGGACTCAACTATTTTAAAACTTACTATCCTGAACGTTTAGAGGAACGCTTTAAAGGGATTGACCTTGAAGAAGAGGCACCAGAAATCATTATGGAAATGACTCGAAAACTTGGCTTCCGTGAAGATTATGACCGTTTCTATAATCTATTTGTCAAAGAAGTTCGTGATGGAAAACTAGGACGTTACACACTTGATATTGTTGGGGTCGATACTGATGGCGACAATTAA
- a CDS encoding XRE family transcriptional regulator, whose translation MFSGQRLKEIREAQGMSQASVAKHLGISRSSYFNWENGKTKPNQKNLSVLAELFGVAETYFLSEHEIVEVYLELNEENRQEALRLTKALLEEQEAEKQKAPVVPLYSYKVFERLSAGTGYTYFGDGNYDEVFYDEELDHDFASWVFGDSMEPTYLNGEVVLIKQTGFDYDGAVYAVDWDGQTYIKKVYREEDGLRLVSLNKRYGDKFAPYDEDPRIIGKIVGNFMPVEA comes from the coding sequence ATGTTTTCAGGACAAAGACTTAAGGAAATTCGAGAAGCACAAGGAATGAGCCAAGCATCAGTAGCTAAGCATCTAGGAATTTCACGCTCCTCTTATTTTAATTGGGAAAATGGTAAGACGAAACCTAATCAAAAGAACCTTTCGGTTTTGGCCGAACTTTTTGGTGTAGCTGAGACCTATTTTCTTTCTGAGCATGAGATTGTAGAAGTCTACTTGGAATTAAATGAGGAAAATCGCCAAGAAGCTTTGCGACTCACTAAGGCTCTCCTAGAAGAGCAAGAAGCAGAAAAGCAAAAAGCACCTGTTGTTCCGCTTTACTCTTACAAAGTTTTCGAGCGTTTATCAGCCGGAACTGGTTACACTTACTTTGGTGATGGCAATTATGATGAAGTTTTCTATGATGAAGAATTGGATCATGATTTTGCATCATGGGTATTTGGAGACTCTATGGAACCTACCTACCTAAATGGTGAAGTAGTGTTAATCAAACAAACAGGTTTTGATTATGATGGAGCTGTTTATGCTGTAGACTGGGATGGTCAAACCTATATTAAAAAAGTTTATCGTGAGGAAGATGGTCTACGTTTAGTTTCTCTTAATAAACGTTATGGTGACAAGTTTGCACCCTATGACGAAGATCCCCGAATCATTGGTAAAATTGTCGGTAACTTTATGCCTGTTGAGGCTTAG
- a CDS encoding transcription repressor NadR, which yields MASNRKQELLALLKGAKESMNGQSLAEHFGVTRQIIVQDIALLRADGAQIISTNRGYIYKSSDDNSYVHRLFKVNHKVSDMEDELLAIVDNGGRIQNIMIDHPVYGEIQTLLKLTCRRDVSHFLDQASSNDFRPLSDLTNGVHYHLVEADSEQDIDYIEEALNHLGFLVKE from the coding sequence ATGGCTTCAAATCGAAAACAAGAATTATTGGCACTCTTAAAGGGAGCTAAAGAGTCAATGAATGGACAGAGTTTGGCGGAGCATTTTGGTGTGACACGTCAAATCATTGTTCAAGATATTGCCCTCTTGCGTGCAGATGGTGCCCAGATTATTTCAACTAATAGGGGATATATCTATAAAAGTAGCGATGACAATTCTTATGTACATCGACTATTTAAGGTGAATCATAAAGTGTCCGATATGGAGGATGAGCTTTTGGCTATTGTTGATAATGGAGGCCGTATTCAAAATATCATGATAGATCATCCAGTTTATGGAGAAATTCAGACTTTGTTGAAATTGACTTGTCGTCGAGATGTTAGTCATTTTTTAGACCAGGCCTCGTCAAATGACTTTCGCCCCTTATCTGATTTGACAAACGGTGTTCATTATCATCTTGTCGAAGCAGATAGTGAGCAAGATATAGATTATATTGAAGAGGCACTTAACCATCTAGGATTTTTAGTTAAAGAATGA
- a CDS encoding ECF transporter S component, translating to MKPKKRIQEMTFAALLTAIAILIPSIMPIKLIIPPASYTLGSHVPIFLAMFISPWVTAFVILASSLGYFMAGYPIVVVFRAFSHIIFGFLGALYLKKFPQTIENHKSSLLFNFVLGLIHAIGEVLACVIFYSVTGEDFQKLFYVLFVLVGFGTIVHSMIDYVIALTIFKSIRKIR from the coding sequence ATGAAACCTAAAAAGAGAATTCAAGAAATGACCTTTGCAGCTTTATTAACTGCAATTGCTATCCTTATCCCAAGTATCATGCCAATTAAACTGATTATCCCACCGGCTTCGTATACTTTGGGGAGTCATGTTCCAATATTTCTAGCCATGTTTATATCTCCCTGGGTAACTGCTTTTGTTATCTTAGCCTCTAGTTTGGGATACTTTATGGCTGGCTATCCGATTGTGGTTGTTTTTAGGGCCTTTTCACATATTATATTTGGCTTTTTAGGCGCACTCTATTTGAAAAAATTTCCACAAACGATAGAAAACCATAAATCATCATTACTTTTCAACTTTGTTTTAGGTCTTATCCATGCCATAGGTGAAGTTCTTGCTTGCGTGATTTTTTATTCCGTAACAGGAGAGGATTTCCAAAAACTATTCTATGTTCTCTTTGTTTTAGTTGGTTTTGGCACTATTGTCCATAGTATGATAGACTATGTTATAGCATTAACGATTTTCAAAAGTATTCGAAAAATACGCTAA